In Gracilimonas sp., a single window of DNA contains:
- a CDS encoding tetratricopeptide repeat protein, translating to MGDQTCRSCHENEWKAWQGSHHDYAIGEANEEMVRGDFEDVSFRDGDDTYRFFREGEKYMVEAPGPEGEPEIYEVVYTFGWEPLQQYLVDFGKGKYQALHAAWDTEQNRWFSLYPDELIEPGEWLHWTGQSMNWNTMCADCHSTNLKQNYIAEADSFNTTWDVINVSCEACHGPGSEHVEFMNSNEADDATPERIRKDLSLAQNTSQLEEINTCAPCHSRREKLTDDYVHGNNFLDHFDPALPHPENYFADGQIRDEVYVYGSFLQSKMYTNQVQCTDCHDPHTLQLKESITDNKLCMNCHEPSYNSRQHHFHEENTEASQCVSCHMTGQTYMGNDYRRDHSFRIPRPDLSEELNTPNACNNCHSDQPTNWTARAIENWYGSGYENNAPKILAKAGSGAATPNELQQWINDPSQPEIIRATLVWYVGQFPGPQSNVMLIQALESKQPLIRAAAAKAIHNLPDDVGRTLQQKALRDSIRAVRLPAARELAGLTENDFQPPQRDLLNRAIREYKTYLDVTQYFPQGQMNRGQFYEQQEEIEKAIEAYQKALEKDPGFNPARMNLAYLYNSRGNNARTEQLLRTVIEQEPKFGQAHYSLGLLLAEQNQLSKAVQYFEQAARLLPEYSRIFYNWAIALQTLNRPDEAESKYQQAINLEPENSDYRYGIVTLYMQQEQYERAMEHAAKLEELHPGNPQVQQLLQTIEQYMN from the coding sequence ATGGGAGATCAAACCTGCCGGTCGTGCCATGAAAATGAGTGGAAAGCATGGCAAGGCTCTCATCATGATTATGCGATTGGTGAAGCAAACGAGGAAATGGTTCGTGGAGATTTTGAGGATGTCTCATTCCGGGACGGTGATGATACTTACCGGTTTTTCCGGGAGGGTGAAAAATATATGGTTGAAGCTCCGGGGCCTGAGGGTGAGCCTGAAATTTATGAAGTCGTCTATACCTTTGGATGGGAACCTCTTCAGCAATACCTTGTGGATTTTGGGAAAGGAAAATATCAGGCACTGCACGCTGCTTGGGATACCGAGCAAAACCGTTGGTTCTCCTTATATCCTGACGAACTAATAGAACCGGGAGAATGGTTGCATTGGACCGGGCAATCAATGAATTGGAATACCATGTGTGCAGATTGCCACTCGACAAATCTAAAACAAAATTATATCGCGGAGGCAGATTCATTCAATACTACATGGGATGTTATCAATGTAAGTTGTGAAGCCTGTCATGGCCCCGGTAGTGAGCACGTGGAATTCATGAACAGCAATGAAGCGGATGATGCTACTCCCGAAAGAATACGAAAAGATTTAAGTCTGGCTCAAAACACATCACAGCTTGAAGAAATTAACACTTGTGCTCCGTGTCATTCGAGACGAGAGAAACTGACAGATGATTATGTGCATGGAAATAATTTTTTGGATCATTTCGATCCTGCTCTCCCCCATCCTGAAAATTATTTTGCCGACGGGCAGATCCGGGATGAAGTATATGTATATGGGTCTTTTTTACAAAGCAAGATGTACACTAACCAGGTTCAATGTACAGATTGCCATGACCCTCACACCCTTCAGCTTAAGGAATCTATAACAGATAATAAGCTTTGTATGAATTGCCATGAACCTTCATATAATTCGCGCCAACACCATTTTCACGAAGAAAATACCGAGGCATCTCAATGTGTAAGCTGCCATATGACAGGACAAACCTATATGGGAAACGATTACCGCCGCGACCACAGTTTCCGAATTCCGAGACCGGATTTAAGTGAAGAACTTAACACTCCAAACGCGTGTAATAACTGTCATAGCGATCAGCCTACAAACTGGACAGCCCGAGCAATCGAAAATTGGTATGGCTCCGGCTACGAGAATAATGCCCCAAAAATACTCGCAAAAGCTGGATCCGGAGCAGCAACACCCAACGAGTTACAGCAGTGGATTAACGATCCCTCTCAGCCGGAGATCATTCGGGCTACGTTGGTTTGGTATGTCGGCCAATTCCCGGGCCCCCAAAGTAATGTAATGCTTATACAGGCACTGGAGTCGAAGCAGCCGTTAATACGTGCTGCCGCAGCTAAAGCAATTCATAATCTGCCAGATGACGTGGGTCGAACTCTTCAGCAAAAAGCCCTGAGAGACAGCATCAGGGCAGTCCGGCTACCGGCTGCCAGAGAGTTGGCGGGGCTTACAGAAAATGATTTTCAACCACCTCAAAGGGATCTTCTAAACCGTGCTATCAGAGAATATAAAACCTACCTGGATGTCACACAGTACTTCCCCCAGGGACAGATGAACCGAGGCCAATTCTATGAGCAGCAAGAGGAAATTGAAAAAGCAATAGAAGCCTATCAGAAAGCTCTGGAAAAAGATCCCGGATTTAACCCGGCTCGAATGAACCTGGCCTATCTTTATAACAGCCGGGGAAATAATGCCAGGACTGAGCAGCTTTTAAGAACCGTTATAGAACAGGAGCCGAAATTTGGGCAGGCTCATTATTCTCTTGGTTTATTACTGGCCGAACAAAACCAGCTCTCTAAGGCCGTCCAGTATTTTGAACAGGCAGCCCGCCTTTTGCCGGAGTATAGTCGCATATTTTATAACTGGGCTATAGCACTGCAAACATTAAATCGACCCGATGAAGCAGAATCCAAATATCAGCAAGCTATTAACCTGGAGCCTGAGAATAGTGATTACCGTTATGGAATCGTGACCCTTTACATGCAGCAGGAGCAATACGAAAGAGCAATGGAGCATGCTGCAAAGCTGGAAGAGTTACATCCCGGAAACCCACAAGTTCAACAATTGCTACAAACTATTGAGCAATATATGAACTGA
- the miaB gene encoding tRNA (N6-isopentenyl adenosine(37)-C2)-methylthiotransferase MiaB, whose translation MTNKTFYIETYGCQMNFADSEIVNSILLEEGMKPVHDAESADVVLVNTCSIRENAETKVWNRLKELRSIKKENGELTVGVLGCMAERIKDRIIEQEHLVDIVVGPDAYRDIPRLLKEVDDGRKAVNVLLSLEETYADIAPVRTTGNGVNAFVSIMRGCDNMCAFCVVPFTRGRERSRPMESILREIKQLSDEGYKEVTLLGQNVNSYLDGETTFTKLMDEASKVDPEMRFRFSSPHPKDFPDDLLHLIAERPNLCNYIHIPAQAGSNSMLERMRRPYTREGYLELIQNMKSIIPGVSLSTDIIAGFCDETEEEHQQTLSLMAEVEYDLAYMFAYSERDRTLAARKYEDNVPEEVKKRRLTEIITQQREIQERRNKEEVGNRHLVLVESTSKKSEEQMSGRTDTNKMVVFDREDYKPGDYVEVEVTETTSATLIAKPIRKTTLSEYYGAEVVA comes from the coding sequence AACCTGTTCACGATGCAGAAAGTGCCGATGTAGTACTGGTCAATACCTGTTCGATCCGGGAAAATGCTGAAACCAAAGTTTGGAACCGGCTTAAAGAACTACGATCAATCAAAAAAGAAAATGGGGAGCTTACTGTTGGTGTACTTGGCTGTATGGCTGAGCGCATCAAAGATCGTATTATTGAACAAGAGCACCTGGTGGATATTGTTGTAGGACCTGATGCATATCGTGATATTCCCCGCTTGTTAAAAGAAGTGGATGATGGGCGGAAAGCCGTAAACGTATTGTTATCTCTTGAAGAAACGTATGCCGATATTGCCCCTGTACGAACTACCGGAAACGGTGTTAATGCTTTTGTATCCATCATGCGCGGATGTGATAATATGTGTGCTTTTTGTGTGGTCCCGTTTACAAGAGGCCGGGAACGCAGCCGCCCTATGGAATCCATTTTACGGGAAATTAAACAATTAAGTGATGAGGGTTACAAGGAAGTTACTTTACTTGGCCAAAATGTAAACTCATACTTAGACGGTGAAACTACATTTACCAAACTTATGGATGAAGCCAGTAAAGTAGATCCTGAAATGCGATTTCGCTTTTCCTCTCCTCACCCGAAAGATTTTCCAGACGATTTACTGCATTTAATTGCAGAGCGGCCAAACCTTTGCAATTATATTCATATTCCCGCACAAGCCGGAAGCAACAGTATGCTTGAACGTATGCGCCGGCCTTATACAAGAGAAGGGTATTTGGAGCTTATCCAGAACATGAAGTCCATCATTCCCGGGGTTTCACTTTCAACCGACATAATTGCCGGGTTTTGTGATGAGACTGAAGAAGAACATCAGCAAACACTTTCTTTGATGGCAGAAGTGGAATATGATCTGGCTTATATGTTCGCTTATTCGGAAAGAGACCGAACTTTAGCAGCTCGTAAATATGAAGATAATGTTCCTGAAGAAGTTAAAAAGCGACGGCTGACTGAAATCATTACGCAGCAAAGAGAAATCCAAGAAAGGCGAAATAAAGAAGAGGTTGGAAACCGGCATTTAGTACTTGTAGAAAGCACCAGTAAGAAATCCGAGGAACAGATGAGCGGAAGAACCGATACTAACAAAATGGTAGTTTTTGATCGCGAAGATTATAAACCCGGAGATTATGTGGAAGTGGAAGTAACTGAGACAACCTCAGCCACTCTCATCGCCAAACCTATTAGAAAAACAACCCTTTCCGAATATTACGGAGCTGAAGTTGTAGCCTAA